From the Luteolibacter sp. Y139 genome, one window contains:
- a CDS encoding RNA recognition motif domain-containing protein: MDIYVGNLPFTATEEEVAELFAAFGPVEKVKIVMDRETNRPRGFCFVTLADTSKAKEAADAVNGQELGGRPLRVNPAEPRESKPGGFGGGGGGGRGGFGGDRRPGGGGGGGKGGYGGGGGGGGKGGYGGKGGGGGGGGYGDRRGGKGGGGGYGGGKGGGGYGGGDDW; this comes from the coding sequence ATGGACATCTACGTGGGCAATCTGCCCTTCACCGCCACCGAGGAAGAAGTGGCAGAACTCTTCGCCGCCTTTGGTCCGGTGGAGAAAGTTAAAATCGTCATGGACCGCGAAACCAATCGCCCCCGCGGCTTTTGCTTCGTGACCTTGGCGGACACCTCCAAGGCCAAGGAAGCGGCAGATGCCGTGAATGGCCAGGAGCTGGGCGGGCGCCCGCTACGTGTCAACCCGGCCGAGCCTCGCGAGAGCAAGCCCGGTGGCTTTGGTGGCGGCGGCGGTGGTGGTCGCGGTGGCTTCGGCGGTGATCGCCGGCCCGGCGGCGGTGGTGGTGGCGGTAAAGGCGGCTACGGCGGTGGTGGTGGTGGCGGCGGTAAAGGCGGCTACGGTGGCAAGGGTGGTGGCGGCGGGGGTGGTGGCTACGGCGACCGTCGCGGCGGCAAGGGCGGCGGTGGTGGCTACGGCGGCGGCAAAGGCGGCGGTGGCTACGGCGGCGGCGACGACTGGTAA
- a CDS encoding peptidoglycan endopeptidase, protein MKRLLSLIALPVLALGLSSCSSQVKAKRPVSYQFKNGETAKLVNGIAYAPRKAPLAVKRAIAAGNRLQNKPYKWGGGHARQEDSGYDCSGTVSYVLREAGLMQGSMPSDGFYGYGKKGDGDWITLYVRSGHVFMTIAGLRLDTGWGADRDGPRWQTRTRPGTGHVMRHPSGL, encoded by the coding sequence GTGAAACGACTTCTGTCTCTAATCGCGCTGCCGGTCTTGGCTCTCGGGCTCAGCTCGTGCTCCAGCCAAGTGAAGGCGAAGCGACCGGTGTCGTATCAATTCAAGAACGGCGAAACCGCGAAGCTGGTGAACGGAATCGCCTATGCGCCGAGGAAAGCCCCGCTCGCTGTGAAGCGCGCAATCGCCGCCGGCAATCGCCTTCAGAACAAGCCCTACAAGTGGGGCGGCGGCCACGCCCGCCAGGAGGATAGCGGCTACGATTGCTCCGGCACCGTCTCCTACGTGCTGCGTGAAGCCGGCCTCATGCAGGGCTCCATGCCGAGCGATGGATTCTACGGCTACGGCAAGAAAGGCGACGGTGACTGGATCACCCTGTACGTGCGTAGCGGCCACGTTTTCATGACCATCGCCGGCCTGCGACTCGACACCGGCTGGGGCGCCGATCGCGATGGCCCGCGCTGGCAAACCCGCACCCGGCCCGGCACAGGCCATGTGATGCGACATCCTTCGGGACTCTGA
- a CDS encoding DUF3592 domain-containing protein: protein MPTGLRSESSNSWGVRFFGIFWTAFSSIFLGIGLWTTWGALETLRWQSVPCVIERFEIAADQKQDPPFRPDLVYRYELDGRKYTGTRLWKTKEGSDSYEDLAKVRERFTQGPEGPRTSLAEVTTECRVKPGEPETSVLTLSSSGQIWGGLAFAAFGGFFVLIGLALIFGRPGKEAKTVSGKTITERPLAAVIALLFFGCAGLAMLFGLIVPKAIEYFAARGWKETEAEIIWSRLRSKSDSDGTTYSVDLFYRYQVDGHEYRSNRYDIWSGSSSGSKGKREVVKAHPPGSKLTVFVDPEKPWRAVVRREAGWWGLFALFPLPFIAIGIGGLWAVHKKYRQGPSVSAPHSTRPGRAGHVAAVRMHRLGAKPLPAGEWVRAGGSRVGAFIFLLIFALFWNGFLIFSQRSLWGDAGGGFGKVIGGAFTLFMIPFFLVGIATAVGAVYTFAALFAPRFELQLASDDLKPGRSARVQWRRAGGRGQPTDLALLLVGREEATYSQGSSNSTARSVFHEEILFQTTIPQAMNAGGVSLKIPDDAVPTFSGSNNRIVWRVCLYSNVPWLPDLREEREIIVQPLDATELP, encoded by the coding sequence GTGCCAACCGGTCTGAGAAGTGAATCGAGCAATAGCTGGGGAGTCCGGTTCTTCGGGATCTTCTGGACCGCCTTCAGCTCGATCTTCCTCGGCATCGGCCTGTGGACGACCTGGGGTGCGCTGGAAACGTTGCGATGGCAGTCCGTGCCCTGCGTAATCGAGCGCTTCGAGATCGCGGCGGATCAGAAACAGGACCCGCCCTTTCGCCCGGACCTCGTCTATCGCTACGAACTCGACGGCCGCAAATACACCGGCACCAGGCTGTGGAAGACCAAGGAAGGCAGCGATAGCTACGAGGACCTGGCAAAGGTTCGCGAACGCTTCACCCAAGGCCCGGAAGGCCCACGAACGAGCCTCGCCGAGGTCACCACCGAGTGCCGGGTAAAGCCAGGCGAACCGGAAACCTCCGTGCTGACCCTCTCCAGCAGCGGTCAGATTTGGGGCGGCCTCGCCTTCGCGGCCTTCGGCGGATTCTTCGTGCTCATCGGCCTCGCCCTGATCTTCGGTCGCCCTGGCAAAGAGGCGAAAACGGTCTCTGGAAAGACCATCACGGAGCGCCCCCTCGCCGCCGTGATCGCCCTGCTGTTTTTCGGCTGCGCCGGACTCGCCATGCTGTTCGGCCTGATCGTTCCGAAAGCCATCGAGTATTTCGCCGCGCGCGGCTGGAAGGAAACCGAAGCCGAGATCATCTGGAGCCGACTCCGCAGCAAGAGTGACAGCGATGGCACCACCTATTCGGTGGATCTCTTCTATCGCTATCAAGTCGATGGCCACGAATACCGCTCGAACCGTTACGACATCTGGAGCGGTTCCTCTTCCGGATCAAAGGGCAAGCGCGAGGTGGTCAAAGCCCACCCACCGGGATCGAAGCTCACCGTCTTCGTCGATCCGGAGAAGCCATGGCGTGCAGTGGTGAGACGCGAAGCTGGCTGGTGGGGCTTGTTCGCGCTGTTCCCGCTGCCGTTCATCGCGATCGGCATCGGCGGGCTGTGGGCCGTGCACAAAAAGTACCGCCAAGGCCCCAGCGTCTCGGCTCCGCATAGCACCCGCCCCGGCCGCGCCGGACATGTGGCAGCGGTTCGCATGCACCGGCTCGGAGCGAAGCCACTGCCCGCCGGGGAATGGGTTCGCGCGGGCGGTTCGCGGGTCGGTGCCTTCATTTTCCTGCTGATCTTCGCGCTGTTCTGGAATGGCTTCCTGATCTTCTCCCAGCGCTCGCTGTGGGGCGACGCCGGTGGTGGCTTTGGCAAGGTGATTGGCGGCGCGTTCACCTTGTTCATGATCCCGTTTTTCCTCGTGGGAATCGCGACAGCAGTAGGTGCCGTCTACACCTTCGCGGCCCTGTTCGCGCCGCGCTTCGAACTCCAGCTCGCCAGTGACGATCTCAAGCCCGGCCGCTCCGCCCGCGTCCAATGGCGGCGCGCCGGCGGCCGTGGCCAGCCGACGGATCTCGCCCTGCTGTTAGTCGGCCGCGAGGAAGCGACCTACTCGCAGGGCTCCAGCAACTCCACTGCCCGCTCCGTCTTCCACGAAGAGATCCTGTTCCAGACGACGATCCCCCAGGCGATGAACGCCGGCGGCGTCTCATTGAAAATCCCCGACGATGCCGTGCCGACCTTCAGCGGCTCTAACAACCGCATCGTCTGGCGGGTCTGCCTCTACTCCAATGTCCCGTGGCTTCCCGACCTGCGTGAGGAGCGGGAAATCATCGTCCAACCTCTCGACGCCACCGAATTGCCATGA
- the rdgB gene encoding RdgB/HAM1 family non-canonical purine NTP pyrophosphatase, whose translation MPSEPPILVIATRNAHKTQEIREMLGDRYRVLDVNDFPNLPAVEETGTTFLENATLKAVAISHHVTGLVLSDDSGLEVDALGGAPGVWSSSYGGEEGNHPKNNARLMTEMAGKADRTARFRCTMVLAEGGNVLANFSGTVDGRILDEPYGAGGFGYDPLFAPEGYDQTFAELGAEVKNSLSHRGRALAKVIAWLESRD comes from the coding sequence ATGCCCTCCGAGCCGCCGATTCTGGTCATCGCCACCCGCAATGCGCACAAGACCCAGGAGATCCGGGAAATGCTCGGCGACCGTTACCGGGTGCTGGACGTCAATGACTTCCCGAATCTCCCCGCGGTCGAGGAAACCGGCACCACCTTCCTAGAGAATGCCACGCTTAAAGCAGTCGCCATCAGCCACCACGTGACAGGACTGGTACTCTCCGATGACTCGGGTTTGGAGGTCGATGCCCTCGGCGGCGCGCCGGGCGTCTGGTCCAGCAGCTACGGCGGCGAGGAGGGAAATCACCCGAAAAACAATGCCCGCCTGATGACTGAAATGGCCGGCAAGGCCGACCGCACCGCCCGCTTCCGCTGCACCATGGTCCTCGCGGAAGGCGGAAACGTGCTGGCGAATTTCAGCGGCACCGTGGACGGCCGCATTCTCGACGAACCCTATGGCGCAGGCGGATTCGGCTACGATCCCCTGTTCGCACCGGAAGGCTACGACCAGACCTTCGCCGAGCTCGGCGCCGAGGTGAAAAACTCCCTCAGCCATCGCGGCCGCGCGCTGGCGAAGGTGATCGCCTGGCTGGAATCGCGGGACTGA
- a CDS encoding thioredoxin family protein, which produces MKAITYLASFTLGAAAMVSSAFSSELEGWSTDLDKAFAQAKKEKKSVLVEFTGSDWCPPCIAMRKNVFSKKEFVDAAGKQFILVELDFPNGDEALKKKNQPYAEKYKIEGFPTVILFDAEGKEFSRFFASEYPKTEAFLKHLDDALEKQKLD; this is translated from the coding sequence ATGAAAGCCATCACCTACCTCGCCTCTTTCACTCTTGGCGCTGCCGCCATGGTTAGCTCCGCCTTTTCGAGTGAACTCGAAGGCTGGTCTACCGATCTCGACAAGGCCTTCGCCCAGGCAAAAAAGGAGAAGAAGTCGGTGCTGGTCGAATTCACCGGCTCTGATTGGTGCCCGCCCTGCATCGCGATGCGGAAGAACGTCTTCTCGAAGAAGGAATTCGTCGATGCCGCCGGCAAGCAGTTCATCCTGGTCGAGCTCGACTTCCCGAATGGCGACGAGGCGCTGAAAAAGAAGAACCAGCCCTACGCCGAGAAGTACAAGATCGAGGGTTTCCCGACGGTCATCCTCTTCGATGCCGAAGGGAAGGAGTTCAGCCGCTTTTTCGCCTCCGAGTATCCAAAAACCGAGGCCTTCCTGAAGCACCTCGACGACGCGCTCGAGAAGCAGAAGCTCGATTGA
- a CDS encoding PA2169 family four-helix-bundle protein, whose protein sequence is MKTTTRPDPEAAPLQEILTRLIDSIAGFRLAADFATDSSFIRLCQRSADSREAIVEELAAVIASCGVEPSLDGSREASVHRAWIRLVCQVHPQFRKRLSAECERGEREFQRTLGARNRPAARNERTGNMLGELKTYVAATLDALHRIEEKSHASATHYAAA, encoded by the coding sequence ATGAAAACCACTACCCGTCCCGATCCAGAGGCCGCTCCTTTGCAGGAGATCCTGACGCGCCTCATCGACTCCATCGCCGGCTTCCGCTTGGCCGCCGATTTTGCGACCGATTCTTCGTTTATCCGGCTCTGCCAGCGTTCTGCGGATTCGCGTGAAGCGATCGTGGAAGAACTCGCAGCTGTGATCGCCTCCTGTGGCGTGGAGCCTTCCCTGGACGGCAGCCGGGAAGCCTCGGTTCACCGCGCATGGATCCGCCTCGTCTGCCAAGTGCATCCGCAGTTCCGCAAGCGGCTCAGTGCCGAGTGCGAGCGGGGCGAGCGGGAATTCCAGCGCACGCTCGGAGCGCGCAATCGCCCTGCAGCACGCAACGAACGCACCGGCAACATGCTCGGCGAGCTGAAGACCTACGTCGCCGCGACCTTGGATGCGCTGCACCGCATTGAGGAGAAGTCCCACGCCTCTGCAACTCACTATGCCGCTGCCTGA
- the leuS gene encoding leucine--tRNA ligase, with protein MSDRRKPFPFDQFEPAWQERWDAEKTFRTPNPGDADFDASKPKFYVLDMFPYPSGSGLHVGHPEGYTATDIIGRAKRRQGYNVLHPMGWDSFGLPAEQYAIKTGQHPAITTTANIATFKRQLKSLGFGYDWDREIATTDPEYVRWTQWIFLQLYSSYFDEEAGKAKPVAELEAKGWSREEIDAVRLAFVHEAPVNWSPDLGTVLANEEVEEWRSKGHIVERRPLRQWMLRITKYAQRLIDELDPLDWPEGIKLLQKNWIGRSEGAEVDFLLDDHVVTVFTTRPDTLFGATYMVLAPEHPYVAEITTAEQKAAVEAYIAACAAKSDLERGDLNKDKSGVFTGAYATNPVNGEQIPVWIADYVMMGYGTGAIMAVPAHDERDFEFAKKFELPIIQVVQPNGDADWQGYTDPGTAVNSGFLDGLPTAEAKPKIIAWLEEGEKGKRRVQFKLRDWLFSRQRYWGEPFPLTWKDGNHYAVPDAELPLLAPPLEDYKPSGSPEPLLSKAREWVELPDGSIRETNTMPQWAGSCWYYLRYCDPRNSGRFISEEAENYWGSSDKPGMVDLYVGGTEHAVLHLLYARFWHKVLHDLGHVSTNEPFQKLVNQGLILGEDGQKMSKSRGNVVNPDDVVKEYGADSLRLYEMFMGPLEQVKPWSMKGVEGVSRFLARVWRVAFEENQAGEWVTSSKIQDVPCTDKALLKVVHETIKKVTDDIAKMSFNTAISQMMVCTNAFTQAEVVPLNEFRLLLHVLNPFAPHLSEELYSRLGGTSVLADAAWPKHDEAALITDEIELVVQVNGKLRDKVIVAKDADQATVEAAALASPRVKEQTDGKTVRKVIVVPGRLVNIVAN; from the coding sequence ATGTCTGACCGCCGTAAACCGTTCCCCTTCGACCAGTTCGAGCCTGCCTGGCAGGAGCGCTGGGACGCGGAGAAAACCTTCCGCACGCCGAATCCGGGCGATGCCGATTTCGACGCCTCGAAGCCGAAGTTCTACGTGCTAGACATGTTCCCGTATCCCTCCGGCAGCGGCCTCCACGTGGGCCATCCGGAAGGCTACACCGCGACCGACATCATCGGCCGGGCCAAGCGCCGCCAAGGCTACAATGTGCTCCATCCGATGGGCTGGGACTCCTTCGGCCTGCCCGCGGAACAGTACGCGATCAAGACCGGCCAGCATCCGGCGATCACGACGACGGCGAATATCGCGACCTTCAAGCGCCAGCTGAAGTCGCTGGGCTTCGGCTATGACTGGGACCGCGAGATCGCGACGACCGATCCGGAGTATGTCCGCTGGACCCAGTGGATCTTCCTGCAGCTGTACTCGTCATACTTTGATGAAGAAGCGGGCAAGGCGAAGCCTGTCGCCGAGCTGGAAGCGAAAGGCTGGAGCCGCGAGGAGATCGATGCGGTGCGTTTGGCCTTCGTCCACGAAGCGCCGGTGAACTGGTCGCCCGACCTCGGCACCGTGCTGGCGAACGAGGAAGTGGAAGAGTGGCGCAGCAAGGGCCACATCGTCGAACGTCGTCCGCTGCGCCAGTGGATGCTGCGCATCACGAAGTATGCCCAGCGCCTGATCGATGAACTGGACCCGCTCGATTGGCCGGAAGGCATCAAGCTGCTGCAGAAGAATTGGATCGGCCGCAGCGAAGGCGCGGAAGTCGATTTCTTGCTCGATGACCATGTCGTCACAGTTTTCACCACCCGTCCGGATACCTTGTTCGGTGCCACCTACATGGTGCTCGCGCCGGAGCATCCGTATGTCGCGGAGATCACGACTGCGGAGCAAAAGGCTGCGGTGGAGGCATACATCGCCGCCTGTGCGGCCAAGTCCGATCTTGAGCGCGGCGATCTGAACAAGGACAAGTCCGGCGTTTTCACCGGTGCCTATGCGACCAATCCCGTGAACGGCGAGCAGATCCCGGTGTGGATCGCCGACTACGTGATGATGGGCTACGGCACCGGCGCGATCATGGCCGTCCCGGCGCATGACGAACGCGACTTCGAGTTCGCGAAGAAGTTCGAGCTGCCGATCATTCAAGTGGTTCAGCCAAACGGCGATGCTGATTGGCAGGGCTACACCGATCCGGGCACTGCCGTGAACTCCGGTTTCCTCGACGGACTGCCAACCGCCGAAGCGAAGCCGAAGATCATCGCGTGGCTGGAAGAAGGCGAAAAAGGAAAGCGCCGCGTGCAGTTCAAGCTGCGCGACTGGTTGTTCTCCCGCCAGCGCTACTGGGGTGAGCCCTTCCCGCTGACGTGGAAGGATGGCAACCACTACGCCGTGCCGGATGCCGAGCTGCCCTTGCTCGCGCCGCCGCTGGAAGACTACAAGCCGAGTGGTTCACCCGAGCCGCTGCTGAGCAAGGCCCGTGAGTGGGTCGAGCTGCCGGATGGCTCCATCCGCGAGACGAACACGATGCCGCAATGGGCCGGCTCCTGCTGGTACTATCTGCGCTACTGCGATCCGCGGAACAGCGGACGCTTCATCTCGGAGGAAGCGGAGAACTACTGGGGTAGCAGCGACAAGCCCGGGATGGTGGACCTCTACGTCGGTGGTACGGAACACGCCGTACTTCACCTGCTCTACGCCCGCTTCTGGCACAAGGTCCTGCATGATCTGGGCCATGTCTCGACGAACGAGCCGTTCCAGAAGCTGGTGAACCAAGGCCTGATCCTCGGCGAGGACGGCCAGAAGATGTCCAAGTCCCGCGGCAACGTGGTGAACCCCGATGACGTCGTGAAGGAGTATGGCGCGGACTCGCTGCGCCTGTACGAGATGTTCATGGGCCCGCTGGAACAGGTGAAGCCATGGAGCATGAAGGGCGTCGAGGGTGTTTCGCGCTTCCTTGCCCGCGTCTGGCGCGTCGCCTTTGAAGAGAATCAAGCCGGCGAATGGGTCACGTCATCGAAGATCCAGGACGTGCCATGCACCGACAAGGCGCTGCTCAAGGTAGTCCACGAGACGATCAAGAAGGTCACCGACGACATCGCGAAGATGTCCTTCAACACCGCGATTTCGCAGATGATGGTGTGCACCAACGCCTTCACGCAGGCCGAGGTGGTGCCGTTGAATGAGTTCCGCTTGTTGCTGCACGTGCTGAATCCCTTTGCGCCTCACCTGAGCGAGGAGCTTTACTCGCGCCTTGGCGGCACCTCAGTGCTCGCTGATGCGGCATGGCCGAAGCACGACGAAGCCGCTCTCATCACCGACGAGATCGAGTTGGTCGTCCAGGTGAACGGCAAGCTGCGTGACAAGGTCATTGTCGCGAAGGATGCCGATCAGGCCACGGTTGAAGCCGCGGCCCTCGCCTCGCCGCGAGTGAAGGAACAGACCGACGGCAAGACGGTCCGCAAGGTCATCGTGGTCCCCGGCCGTCTGGTGAACATCGTCGCGAACTGA
- a CDS encoding family 43 glycosylhydrolase yields MLARFTACLVATSGFLVAAPTLPFKADFSSFPTAPWKTYGGEWSAANGELHVKGGSGPKAVIDGLVAGDFELDVEVRPDGDGAQGGVVFRAADIADGVDAFRGYYAGIRAGQNLVMWGATDPKWRSIGSRPVEVKANQWYHLRLQVAGNNAKIFVDDEPISDATWPVFDGIDAAFKGGGIALRALDGDASFRNLKIVAYHPAPLTRSYTNPVQAGCADPVVFRHDGKYYAYTTYTPDFPRMTRGIRLYTSDNLVSWKDEGFALKNEDSWGKSRFWAPDIVEKDGTFYLYYAADERMCVATAKSPRGPFKQEKEQPIEPDSIKIDGHVFTDDGGQRYFYYVSFGQGENQIWGGKLNDDMMSVDASTLKLMVKPDQAWERHQWPVTEGPEVLKHKGTYYLTYSGSHFENPEYAVGYATSDSPLGPWKKYEFNPVMKSTAYAHGTAHHCFTASPDGKEVFIVYHRHSSLEKTEPRALSIDRVRFIPDPTGGPDILQIHGPTSSPQPLPSGAR; encoded by the coding sequence ATGCTTGCCCGTTTCACTGCATGCCTTGTCGCGACCTCCGGTTTTCTGGTGGCTGCGCCGACGCTGCCCTTCAAGGCAGACTTTTCCAGCTTCCCCACCGCTCCATGGAAGACCTACGGCGGCGAATGGTCCGCTGCGAATGGCGAGCTTCACGTGAAGGGCGGCTCCGGGCCGAAGGCGGTGATCGATGGCTTGGTGGCTGGCGATTTCGAGCTGGATGTGGAAGTCCGTCCGGATGGCGACGGAGCCCAGGGGGGCGTGGTGTTCCGTGCCGCCGATATCGCCGATGGGGTAGATGCCTTCCGCGGCTACTACGCGGGGATCCGGGCGGGTCAAAATCTGGTGATGTGGGGTGCCACCGATCCCAAGTGGCGATCCATCGGTTCGCGTCCGGTCGAGGTGAAGGCCAATCAGTGGTATCACCTGCGCCTCCAGGTGGCGGGAAATAATGCGAAGATCTTCGTCGATGACGAGCCGATCAGCGATGCGACGTGGCCGGTCTTCGATGGCATCGATGCCGCTTTCAAGGGCGGTGGCATCGCCTTGCGCGCCCTTGATGGCGATGCGTCCTTCCGCAATCTCAAGATCGTCGCGTATCATCCCGCGCCGCTCACCCGTAGCTACACCAATCCCGTGCAAGCCGGCTGCGCCGATCCGGTGGTGTTCCGCCACGATGGCAAGTACTACGCTTATACGACTTACACGCCGGACTTTCCGCGGATGACCCGCGGCATCCGGCTCTACACTTCGGACAATCTCGTCAGTTGGAAGGATGAAGGCTTCGCGCTGAAGAATGAGGACAGCTGGGGCAAGTCGCGCTTCTGGGCGCCGGACATCGTGGAGAAGGATGGCACGTTTTACCTCTACTATGCGGCTGACGAGCGGATGTGCGTGGCCACTGCGAAGTCGCCACGAGGTCCTTTCAAGCAAGAGAAGGAGCAGCCGATCGAGCCCGACAGCATCAAGATCGATGGCCATGTTTTCACCGATGACGGAGGGCAGCGCTATTTCTACTACGTCTCCTTCGGCCAAGGAGAAAACCAGATCTGGGGCGGCAAGCTCAATGACGACATGATGAGCGTGGATGCCTCCACGCTGAAGCTCATGGTGAAGCCCGACCAAGCCTGGGAGCGCCACCAGTGGCCGGTGACCGAAGGGCCCGAGGTGCTGAAGCACAAGGGCACCTACTACCTGACCTACTCCGGCAGCCATTTTGAGAATCCGGAGTATGCCGTTGGCTATGCGACTTCGGACAGCCCGCTTGGCCCGTGGAAGAAGTATGAGTTCAACCCGGTGATGAAATCGACGGCCTATGCCCATGGCACGGCGCACCATTGCTTCACGGCCTCGCCGGACGGGAAGGAAGTCTTCATCGTCTATCACCGTCACAGCTCGCTGGAGAAGACCGAGCCGCGCGCGCTTTCGATCGATCGCGTGCGCTTCATCCCTGATCCCACGGGTGGTCCGGATATCCTGCAGATTCACGGTCCGACCTCGTCGCCGCAGCCTCTGCCTTCGGGGGCGCGGTGA